A window of the Helianthus annuus cultivar XRQ/B chromosome 4, HanXRQr2.0-SUNRISE, whole genome shotgun sequence genome harbors these coding sequences:
- the LOC110936940 gene encoding integrin-linked protein kinase 1, whose protein sequence is MDSSSTPQVRFTLGRQSSMAPERVSGSESEDEEVDGSDLIDPRVRLMFFSSEGDLDGIKELLESGTDVNFKDIDNRTALHVAACQGFCDVAELLLNAGADVDPKDRWGSTPLADAIHYKNHDMIKLLEKHGAKPLMAPMHVKNAREVPEYEIDAKELDFTDSVDITKGTFTIASWRGTKVAVKKLGDELFTDKEKVRAFRDELELLQKIRHPNVVQFLGAVTQSSPMMIVTEYLPKGDLRLFLKRKGALKPITALKFAMDIARGMNYLHENKPEPIIHRDLEPSNVLRADSGHLKVADFGISELLKVANKTAKQEKLLSYHDTTWRYVAPEVFRNEDYDTKVDVFSFALILQEMIEGQQPFYNKKEDDVPKAYVSKERPPFNAPAKSYAHGLKELIEECWHENPAERPTFRKIISRLESIYNSINRRRRWKVKPLKWFQKMETMWKKEDSERSSRDRSSHI, encoded by the exons ATGGATTCAAGTTCAACGCCTCAAGTTAGGTTCACGTTAGGGAGACAATCATCAATGGCGCCGGAGCGGGTATCCGGATCCGAATCGGAAGATGAGGAGGTGGATGGGTCGGATCTGATTGATCCGAGGGTTAGGTTGATGTTTTTTTCGAGTGAAGGTGATTTAGATGGGATTAAAGAACTATTGGAGTCTGGAACTGATGTTAATTTTAAAGATATTGATAATCGGACTGCGTTACATGTGGCTGCTTGTCAAGGGTTTTGTGATGTTGCTGAGTTGTTGTTGAATGCTGGTGCTGATGTTGATCCCAAAGATCGTTGGGGTAGCact CCTCTTGCAGATGCAATACATTACAAGAATCATGATATGATCAAGCTTTTGGAGAAGCATGGAGCCAAACCTCTG ATGGCCCCCATGCATGTCAAAAATGCGCGTGAAGTTCCAGAATACGAAATTGATGCTAAAGAACTTGATTTTACAGACAGTGTAGACATTACTAAG GGTACCTTCACCATAGCTTCATGGCGTGGAACGAAAGTCGCAGTTAAAAAACTTGGAGATGAGCTTTTTACCGATAAGGAAAAAGT GAGGGCTTTTAGGGATGAACTTGAATTACTTCAGAAGATACGCCATCCAAATGTGGTTCAGTTTCTTGGTGCCGTAACTCAAAGTAGTCCAATGATGATAGTGACAGAGTATTTACCAAAG GGCGATCTTCGTCTATTTTTAAAGCGGAAAGGAGCACTAAAGCCAATAACCGCTTTGAAATTCGCCATGGATATAGCAAG GGGGATGAACTATTTGCACGAGAATAAACCAGAACCGATTATTCACAGGGATCTAGAGCCTTC GAATGTTTTGCGGGCTGATTCTGGACATCTAAAAGTTGCAGACTTCGGAATTAGTGAGCTGCTTAAAGTGGCTAATAAGACAGCCAAACAAGAGAAACTCCTGTCTTATCATGACACTACAT GGAGATATGTTGCTCCTGAGGTGTTTAGAAATGAAGACTATGACACTAAAGTGGATGTTTTCTCATTTGCCTTGATTTTGCAAGAG ATGATTGAAGGCCAACAACCATTTTATAATAAGAAGGAAGATGATGTTCCGAAAGCATATGTTTCAAAAGAACGCCCTCCGTTTAATGCCCCAGCAAAGAGTTACGCCCATGGGCTTAAAGA GTTGATTGAAGAGTGTTGGCATGAGAATCCAGCTGAGAGACCGACATTCCGAAAGATAATCTCTCGGTTGGAATCAATCTATAACTCTATTAATCGTAGGAGGCGTTGGAAG GTTAAGCCATTGAAGTGGTTTCAGAAAATGGAGACGATGTGGAAGAAAGAAGATTCTGAAAGAAGCAGCCGTGACCGATCATCTCACATATAA